From Sphingorhabdus sp. SMR4y:
ATTCCGGTGTTGCTGGCGCACTTGACGCGGCGGAGCGGGGATTTCAGTCCCGATGCGCCTCTACCGCGGAAACAGCGCGCTCCAGTTTCTGCAGAATGACCGGATCGCCCGGAGCACCATGGGCGGCCTCGTCGGCCAGTTGCAGGATCTTGGTCGCGGAGAAGCTTGCGGCCAGTCCTTTCAGACGCCAGGCCGCATATTCCCAATTGGCATCACAGCGCGCTCTCCCGAGCAAATCAACCTGCCGTTTTGCGCTCTCCAGAAACGCCGCACGCAATTCCGCAATCAGGGGTTGATCATCCCCCACCGCGGCCGTCAGAGCGGCGTCCAGAGCTCCATAATCAAATGACATTCCGAACACTTACACGCAATATGGTTAACTTATGGTTTCTATGATCCGATATTGTGTTAAATAGTCCCCATGGCAGGTGAATCTAAGATAATCGGGATGTGGCGGGATCGGGACGAA
This genomic window contains:
- a CDS encoding Hpt domain-containing protein, with the protein product MSFDYGALDAALTAAVGDDQPLIAELRAAFLESAKRQVDLLGRARCDANWEYAAWRLKGLAASFSATKILQLADEAAHGAPGDPVILQKLERAVSAVEAHRD